Within the Erigeron canadensis isolate Cc75 chromosome 6, C_canadensis_v1, whole genome shotgun sequence genome, the region ATCTTATTGGTTTCCTTAATTTTGTTGCTTTTTTTCAATGTAAGTTGACTTTTGTATTCATGATGAAACATAGATATGATACACCCAATTATATGGTCATCATATGTGTTCAGCTGCTAGCTGGATAACATCTTTTCACTTGAAAGCAACCTAGCTACTTTGAAAACctaaaaatgataaattgtattcatcaacatttttatatatagaaataaactactctatagtttttttttaaattccgGATGCATGCATATGCATGCCAGTTCAGTTTGGAAATTAAGATCTGATCTGTCTTCCATATATATGTCctgtttttgattttgattgaaACAtatctttgaattatatatatacatgtaattgtAGATGGTCAATAATAGCAGCACAGCTACCAGGAAGAACTGATAACGATATCAAGAATTACTGGAACACAAAGCTCAAGAAGAAGCTCTTAGCTATGCTTCCTTCCTTTCAAAAAAGGCCTTCTCTTTTTCCATTTCAATCACCACATCCATACAAACCAAACCACATGATCTTCAACCATGATGGTTCATCACCTTTTTATGCTCACACTAGCCCCAACTTCATCAACATGAACAACAACATCAACTCTCTCATAAACACTGCTACTTCCAACAACCTATTGCAAGATCATATCAATCTCTCTACACAACTACTACAAGCAGATCCAAACACTTTGATCAGCTTGTTAAccaacaacaaccataatatTGCAAACAATAATATGGAGAGTAGTAGTTCTTTCTATGTAGGGTTTCAAGAGGATCAACAACAAAACATGTACAATATTAATCCAATGGATGAGTTATACCAATATCCTAATAGTACTACTACTTCAGATGTCAAAGAAGCTATGCTCATGTTTGGAAACACTACTACTAATGAAGGAGCAGTAGGGCATGATCAAGTGAGTGCAACTGGCTCTTCCTCTGAAGGTGGAAGTTGTATGAGTCAAATTAGCTATGGAAGTAACAAAGATAAGCAGCCATTTCAGCATCATCACATCAAGCAAGAAGATCAGTTTACACTTCAGGGTTTTGGGGATCAAATAATTAGTCATAGCTTGATGATGAATCATAGCTACATTGATCAGAAACCAAAagtgtataataataatagcttgAAAAGTAGTACTACTAATTATGAAAGCAGCAGCTCATTGCATAGTGATCTTGAAGAAGTGAAGCAACTTATTGTCAACACTAACTGTAGCAGCAGTTATTTGTTCAATGTTCATAATGATGATGACTACAAGACAACACATGATAATACTACTCTTAATGATGGTGATGACGATAAGGATATATGCTATCATTACTAATGATGTGTATGATTTGTAATTAATTAAGGAAGAAGATTATGCAGATGATTTGAGACAGTTTCTCTTGGGGTTTGTGCTGATTGTAGTAGTGGAAATCAATATATGTAAAAAGTCACTAAACAAAAAGATGAACaagttatttatttgttttttttttttttctttcttcatatCTTTCTGTGTGTGACATGTAGTACATGTGtacaatcttttctttttgtgcATTGCTTATTGGGGTTATTATAATTttgtactatatatattgtGTCAGTAGCTAACCCCACTCCagtttttagaaagaaaaaattgGATGTTAATATCTTGTGTCATGTATGGTTTTTCTTGTGTCCAACTTAATTTAGCTTTTTCATAATATCTAAGTGAATCAAGTTTCCATGTAATTCTAATGATCACGTACAATCGTAATTTGTAACCAAACTCGATCCATTTTCTAATTATTCGATCTCTTATGGCTAGCTGGATCGACCAATTAATGTTATAGGTTAATTTGTTATTCGATAATGAATAATTAGGCGCTTTGATCTTATAGCTAGATAGATATTTGTCATTCATTCATGTCGTTACTTGACTGTTTTATGATCAATGTACTTTGTATGCACTTTTGGTCGTCCTTGAAGAAATTTATTAACTACCATTGAATTCAAATTAAACCGATACGAAACGTGCACgacatatatatttagttttgtgATTGACTCTAACAATTAAGGAGAACACGTAAATGTTTAGTTTTGAACTAATTAAGATCACATTGCAATTAAacccaatgttttaaaaaccgatattttagttataccggctTGGAAAAAAAtttcggtattaccggtattatcggtaataccggccggtacgactatttttaatttattatatttttttgtgtaaaaatcttacaaaacttgttacaaattaacaaaaatagtcaaaatgcaattataatttactcaaaaataataccaaatatgtattttataacaaaatataggttttaaagttcacaaataacaaaaaataacattaaagtatcataaaaataattttttttaaaaataaaaatttattttttgaaaataccagaaataccggtatggtaataccgaaaaataccggaaataccggccgatatTGAATAGTGAAAGTATCAGaaaaataccggacttaaaataccggcgtggtctccggtaccggtaataccggccggtatttactggtatttaaaacattgattaaaCCTCAATTAAATTAATCTTACCATTACTACTACTCTTATTTGCTACTTATAAGTCATGATATATATCAGCATCTAGTTAAATTGATCGACGAGTTTAAAATGCAactttattatgtaaaaatagtGTTATCAAGTTTTTAGTTACGTTAGAGGTCATGAAGCATGCATGCATATCATATTATtaaacactattttttttttgtccgtGAAACTATCTTCTATTTTATCATTACTCATTGTAATGACATTATTATGTTTGacataatatagtaatatagatgAAGTTTCATTTTGGAACgtagtaataataatgttccATTGGTTTATAATCttgattaattaaatatacTTTTTCTGTTAAAATGTCATCTTCACATTTCATAGGTCAAATGTTTGTgttaatttaaaaactaatgCATGTAGAAGCATTTTTGTCAAATTGAAACAGTCATGcatgatcaaatatatatatatgtttagaagGTATccctatttttttatatatataaaaaagatggtGACATGAAAATAATGAAATGGATGTGGTGGCAAGAAAAGGTTTGAAAACAGCAACAATCAACTATGGATTTATATTATAATCTCACTGAACTATCGAATCAAAAATATACGTACTTTAATTTTATTCGCATgcatattttaatatatgtgttttgtATATTCAATACGATTTTGATGAGAAATTTCTAGAGGATAACATGATCATCGATCGACAACATACATTAAGAATTTATACTTAAAATATTATCAAGATCGATTTCGGTGG harbors:
- the LOC122604779 gene encoding transcription factor RAX2-like is translated as MGRAPCCDKDNVKRGPWSPEEDSKLKNFIEKHGTGGNWIALPHKAGLKRCGKSCRLRWLNYLRPNIKHGEFTDDEDKIICSLYANIGSRWSIIAAQLPGRTDNDIKNYWNTKLKKKLLAMLPSFQKRPSLFPFQSPHPYKPNHMIFNHDGSSPFYAHTSPNFINMNNNINSLINTATSNNLLQDHINLSTQLLQADPNTLISLLTNNNHNIANNNMESSSSFYVGFQEDQQQNMYNINPMDELYQYPNSTTTSDVKEAMLMFGNTTTNEGAVGHDQVSATGSSSEGGSCMSQISYGSNKDKQPFQHHHIKQEDQFTLQGFGDQIISHSLMMNHSYIDQKPKVYNNNSLKSSTTNYESSSSLHSDLEEVKQLIVNTNCSSSYLFNVHNDDDYKTTHDNTTLNDGDDDKDICYHY